One stretch of Eggerthella lenta DSM 2243 DNA includes these proteins:
- a CDS encoding Crp/Fnr family transcriptional regulator, which translates to MATEQEYRSILIPNQPFRRLKIADYISQGKKKKLFKGEYIRTSAKTIDDLYYYYIDEGQIVATFEQESGEVAPLYWRNAGNAFSAEYNDYASIGRYKARFIAAQNTVLFAFTQRQLYELSQDDPELFYEFINVCHMSFAQMGHRISNTGYQSSTKRMIMWLQKLCATQECDEHGVYDIECKLTLQQLSELLSIHITTCTKIVAALENEGVIERTRTRIRIFDAQRLAQYGLEDTPLAY; encoded by the coding sequence ATGGCAACCGAGCAAGAGTATCGATCCATCCTGATACCGAACCAGCCGTTCCGCCGGCTGAAGATCGCCGACTACATTTCGCAGGGGAAGAAGAAAAAGCTCTTCAAGGGCGAGTACATCCGCACGAGCGCCAAGACCATCGACGACTTGTACTATTACTACATCGACGAAGGCCAGATCGTGGCCACGTTCGAGCAGGAATCGGGCGAGGTGGCGCCGCTGTACTGGCGCAACGCGGGCAACGCCTTCTCCGCCGAGTACAACGACTACGCGTCCATCGGCCGCTACAAAGCGCGCTTCATCGCCGCGCAGAACACCGTGCTGTTCGCGTTCACGCAGCGCCAGCTCTACGAGCTGAGCCAGGACGACCCCGAGCTGTTCTACGAGTTCATCAACGTGTGCCACATGTCGTTCGCGCAGATGGGACACCGCATCAGCAACACGGGCTACCAATCGTCGACGAAGCGCATGATCATGTGGCTGCAGAAGCTGTGCGCCACGCAGGAATGCGACGAGCACGGCGTGTACGACATCGAGTGCAAGCTGACGCTGCAACAGCTGTCCGAGCTGCTGTCCATCCACATTACCACCTGCACGAAGATCGTGGCGGCGCTGGAGAACGAGGGCGTCATCGAGCGCACGCGCACGCGCATCCGCATCTTCGATGCCCAGCGCCTCGCCCAATACGGCCTCGAGGACACCCCGCTGGCGTACTGA
- a CDS encoding 4Fe-4S dicluster domain-containing protein: protein MTRYGMAIDLRRCAGCGACVVACQMQNNQRPGVSWNNLDVYEWGTQAGESGRAYVPNACVQCEKPACVDACPTGASVRRDDGITVIDYEKCIACGLCLAACPYGARKLNRTSENMFGADVPAPYESYGVQRELVAEKCIFCEARLAEGKQPACVVNCPGRARYFGDLDDPESPVSKFIAGDEAVLRVDETSFYYRPVDGMPLDVLPSNALASSKKGR, encoded by the coding sequence ATGACAAGGTACGGAATGGCCATCGACCTGCGCCGATGCGCAGGATGCGGCGCATGCGTGGTGGCGTGCCAGATGCAGAACAACCAGCGGCCGGGGGTGTCGTGGAACAACCTGGACGTGTACGAATGGGGCACGCAGGCAGGGGAGAGCGGTCGGGCGTACGTGCCGAACGCGTGCGTGCAGTGCGAGAAGCCCGCGTGTGTGGACGCCTGCCCCACGGGAGCCAGCGTGCGGCGCGACGACGGCATCACCGTCATCGACTACGAGAAGTGCATCGCGTGCGGGCTGTGCCTGGCGGCGTGCCCGTACGGCGCGCGCAAGCTCAACCGCACGAGCGAGAACATGTTCGGCGCCGACGTGCCCGCGCCCTACGAGTCCTACGGCGTGCAGCGCGAGCTGGTGGCCGAGAAGTGCATCTTCTGCGAGGCCCGGCTGGCCGAGGGCAAGCAGCCGGCATGCGTGGTGAACTGCCCGGGCCGCGCGCGCTACTTCGGCGACCTGGACGACCCGGAGAGCCCGGTGTCGAAGTTCATCGCCGGCGACGAGGCGGTGCTGCGCGTGGACGAGACTTCGTTCTACTACCGCCCGGTCGATGGCATGCCGCTTGACGTGCTGCCGTCCAACGCGCTGGCCTCGTCGAAGAAGGGAAGGTAG
- a CDS encoding DUF1648 domain-containing protein, translating into MAENETDRNEPCEPDIDEVAVAPAYRMSRGRVALLAVLAILPVVLTALAQPFLPDSVPLHYGASGPDRWGSKGELFVAAGIITVIAFVLVAVYAVVEHQRETGREDWLVVDGPVTSMFPVFSICLAIIDCLDAAYVFAAFQLGGFSMPENMGSLIGGIVCLVVALSLLTPALYMLITGKGLSLVNFHPGTSDLEKRTGADKQQARAIGGLLLFLTVIVLVELLVTVK; encoded by the coding sequence ATGGCGGAAAACGAGACCGACCGAAACGAACCATGCGAGCCCGACATCGACGAGGTAGCCGTCGCGCCCGCCTACCGCATGAGCCGCGGACGCGTTGCGCTGCTGGCTGTGCTGGCCATCCTGCCGGTTGTGCTGACCGCGCTCGCCCAGCCGTTTCTGCCGGATAGCGTCCCCCTGCACTACGGAGCAAGCGGCCCGGATCGATGGGGATCGAAAGGCGAGCTGTTCGTTGCCGCCGGCATCATCACCGTCATCGCGTTCGTCCTCGTGGCGGTATACGCCGTGGTCGAACATCAACGAGAAACGGGGCGGGAGGACTGGCTCGTCGTAGACGGCCCCGTCACCAGCATGTTTCCCGTCTTCTCCATCTGCCTTGCGATCATTGATTGCCTCGACGCCGCCTACGTCTTCGCCGCCTTCCAGCTGGGAGGCTTCTCGATGCCAGAGAACATGGGCTCGCTCATCGGAGGGATCGTCTGCCTCGTCGTGGCGCTCTCCCTACTCACGCCAGCCTTGTACATGCTGATCACGGGCAAGGGCCTCTCGCTCGTGAACTTCCATCCCGGAACGAGCGACCTCGAGAAACGCACCGGAGCCGACAAACAGCAGGCGCGCGCCATCGGCGGTTTGCTGCTATTCCTCACCGTCATCGTCCTCGTGGAATTACTCGTAACGGTGAAATGA
- a CDS encoding helix-turn-helix transcriptional regulator → MKNVMPYSLDDEAVRSDAAVSVISSIGLTAVIVWADLLGHGFGFAPSSSIIQQLGNARLFFLAGFTLCAIGSVLLARAPQRKTQVLTKVAPTAAFLGTGLYGFAYLQTALPSEIIALLGLVCCGAGYYATTLLIYCELAKTKRLVMAIGALSASLILKTIVGSELSTALTSSAQVVLASILPWVSFVCLEALKRFGTSRYLEAYRSRPLLTKRGMYDLVFLLVAVSLILAALRGTSHLGLWGSNHLGSPVSTPAGYLTVALALTACAYLTLLRNSNNQMLVRYQPAFLVLAGGFLIYVLQNEYVFARIADPVFDWLYLTVELFGHLLSGTMIITAIRSTSAPAWLFQGISDSAFGLVAVPWLFLVQEAHVDIRILMAVAIFLVMVVAIRPMSTRPMEIERSFSLSSCEGVAELQGDRSTSASEPTERNEASIEQRVSETLTKYHLEIAKRHNLSSRESEVFLLLAQGRSRPYICEVFCLSDGTVKTHITHIYRKFDVHNRQAFIDQVQKEIAELDMRNGHQSA, encoded by the coding sequence ATGAAGAACGTCATGCCCTATTCGCTCGATGACGAAGCTGTTCGTTCGGATGCAGCCGTCTCCGTCATATCTTCGATCGGATTGACTGCCGTGATAGTATGGGCCGACCTCTTGGGGCACGGATTCGGATTCGCACCGTCTTCGTCGATTATTCAACAGCTGGGAAATGCCCGTCTTTTCTTTCTCGCAGGATTCACCCTCTGTGCCATAGGATCCGTGCTTTTAGCGAGAGCTCCACAAAGAAAAACGCAGGTGCTGACAAAGGTGGCTCCGACAGCCGCTTTCCTTGGAACAGGACTATACGGCTTCGCCTACCTGCAAACGGCGCTGCCGTCGGAGATCATCGCGCTTCTGGGACTCGTCTGCTGCGGCGCCGGATACTACGCGACGACTTTGCTCATATATTGCGAACTCGCAAAAACGAAACGCCTCGTCATGGCAATAGGAGCCTTATCAGCGAGCTTGATTCTCAAAACGATCGTCGGCTCGGAGTTAAGCACGGCTCTGACCTCGTCGGCACAAGTGGTTTTGGCTTCGATTCTGCCTTGGGTCTCCTTCGTGTGCCTGGAGGCGCTCAAGCGCTTCGGCACATCACGCTATCTCGAAGCATACCGCTCTCGCCCACTTTTGACGAAAAGAGGTATGTACGACCTCGTGTTTCTGCTAGTAGCCGTATCGTTGATACTGGCGGCTCTGAGAGGCACCAGCCATCTTGGACTCTGGGGAAGCAACCATTTGGGATCGCCCGTCTCAACTCCGGCAGGCTACCTCACAGTCGCCCTCGCTTTGACTGCTTGCGCATACCTCACCCTGCTTCGCAACAGCAATAATCAGATGCTTGTTCGATACCAGCCTGCGTTCCTTGTCCTAGCCGGAGGCTTTCTCATCTACGTTCTTCAGAATGAGTACGTTTTCGCACGGATCGCAGATCCCGTGTTCGACTGGCTCTACCTGACCGTAGAGTTGTTCGGGCACCTGCTCTCGGGAACCATGATCATCACCGCCATCCGCTCGACATCGGCGCCGGCCTGGTTGTTCCAAGGAATAAGCGATTCAGCTTTCGGCTTAGTCGCTGTACCATGGCTGTTCCTCGTTCAGGAAGCTCATGTCGATATCAGAATCCTGATGGCCGTAGCCATCTTCCTCGTGATGGTAGTCGCCATACGTCCCATGAGCACGCGCCCCATGGAAATCGAGCGCTCGTTCTCTTTGTCATCTTGCGAAGGCGTAGCGGAGCTTCAAGGCGATCGTTCGACAAGCGCAAGCGAGCCAACAGAGCGCAACGAAGCCTCGATAGAGCAACGCGTCAGCGAAACCCTGACGAAATACCATCTGGAAATCGCGAAGCGGCACAATCTTTCCTCCCGCGAAAGCGAGGTATTCCTCCTTTTGGCTCAAGGCAGAAGCCGTCCTTATATTTGCGAGGTATTCTGCTTGTCCGATGGCACCGTCAAAACGCATATCACGCATATCTACCGCAAATTCGATGTCCACAATCGACAAGCTTTCATCGACCAAGTTCAGAAAGAGATCGCGGAGCTCGACATGCGCAATGGACACCAAAGCGCATAG
- a CDS encoding FAD-dependent oxidoreductase has translation MEGECAMTNENQQGTKTTRRNFLKGAGLALAGATAFGLAGCASGEADSASSNEKWDGEYDVIVAGAGIAGLTAAITVADEGDGASCLVVEKDSLPNGNSPFCAGWQLYFDETDGPMNYLGHLIGESTPEATIRAFVEESKENLNWILGLGAKEEWLNIYEPDPSGEETNEYAEYPDDNTVGFLLFKTEGDQPHHIHEFLFSEMKKRNDTIEYKASTPLESLVRDASTGEVTGVVAGGKSYRAKRGVIMCTGGFESDPDMLRDYTGVKGYPYAGKANTGDGHRICMKAGADFWHMHGGAQYWLSLRNIENTRFVSTLYSFTVKQHGITVGVNGRRFYQDFDACSNFKKYALPDTDITRNVGYRHGITQFGGDMAHLPLPEKGWFVFDQAGLDAGACPEETSTDPVGDGWAVSADTLEELAKVIEVPEDELLKTVKQWNEFVDKGEDLAFYRPSDTLTGLNQPPYYAMLCVPALLNTDGGPVRNEKGEILDPFGQAIPGLYSAGEFGSIWGHLYQGGGNVGECGAFGRISARSALARS, from the coding sequence ATGGAGGGGGAATGCGCGATGACGAATGAGAATCAGCAGGGAACCAAGACAACGCGCCGCAATTTCTTGAAGGGGGCAGGTCTGGCTTTGGCCGGGGCTACCGCTTTCGGTCTTGCGGGGTGCGCCAGCGGGGAAGCCGATTCGGCTTCTTCCAATGAGAAATGGGACGGAGAGTACGACGTCATAGTGGCGGGTGCCGGCATTGCGGGGCTTACTGCTGCGATAACGGTGGCGGACGAGGGTGACGGGGCTTCCTGTCTTGTCGTGGAAAAGGACTCGCTTCCGAACGGGAACAGCCCGTTCTGCGCGGGTTGGCAGCTGTATTTCGACGAAACCGACGGCCCGATGAACTACTTGGGACACCTTATAGGGGAAAGCACTCCGGAAGCAACCATCAGGGCGTTCGTGGAAGAATCGAAGGAAAACCTGAACTGGATTTTGGGTTTGGGGGCTAAGGAAGAGTGGCTGAACATCTACGAACCCGACCCATCGGGGGAGGAGACGAACGAATACGCCGAGTACCCCGACGACAACACGGTGGGCTTCCTTCTCTTCAAAACGGAGGGCGATCAGCCCCATCATATCCATGAGTTCTTGTTTTCCGAAATGAAGAAGCGCAACGACACGATAGAGTACAAGGCTTCCACGCCTTTGGAGTCGCTTGTTCGCGATGCCTCAACGGGCGAAGTGACGGGCGTTGTGGCGGGCGGCAAATCGTACCGTGCGAAGCGAGGCGTCATCATGTGCACGGGGGGCTTCGAAAGCGACCCGGATATGCTTCGCGACTATACGGGCGTCAAAGGCTATCCGTATGCAGGCAAGGCGAACACTGGCGACGGGCATCGTATCTGCATGAAAGCGGGTGCCGACTTCTGGCATATGCACGGAGGCGCCCAATACTGGCTCTCTTTGCGCAACATAGAGAACACCCGGTTCGTTTCGACGTTGTACTCGTTTACGGTGAAGCAGCACGGCATCACCGTCGGCGTGAACGGACGAAGGTTCTACCAGGACTTCGACGCATGCAGCAATTTCAAAAAATATGCGCTGCCCGATACCGACATAACTCGCAACGTCGGCTACCGACACGGCATCACGCAGTTCGGTGGAGATATGGCGCACCTTCCCTTGCCGGAAAAGGGTTGGTTCGTATTCGATCAGGCGGGTCTTGACGCGGGTGCGTGTCCGGAAGAGACTTCGACCGATCCCGTCGGTGACGGATGGGCGGTTTCAGCGGACACTCTCGAGGAGCTTGCCAAGGTTATCGAAGTTCCCGAAGACGAGCTGCTGAAAACGGTCAAGCAATGGAACGAGTTTGTGGACAAGGGAGAGGATCTCGCTTTCTACCGTCCTTCTGACACGCTCACCGGTTTGAACCAGCCTCCTTACTACGCGATGCTTTGCGTCCCTGCACTGCTCAATACCGATGGCGGTCCGGTTCGCAACGAAAAGGGCGAGATTCTCGACCCGTTCGGGCAGGCTATTCCGGGATTGTATTCTGCCGGTGAGTTCGGCTCGATTTGGGGCCATCTGTACCAAGGAGGTGGAAACGTGGGGGAGTGCGGTGCGTTCGGGAGGATATCGGCTAGAAGCGCACTCGCTCGTTCGTAG
- a CDS encoding DHA2 family efflux MFS transporter permease subunit yields the protein MKRVKSERMGVYALFAIVVLASASGNLSQTAVNAMLGDIMLQFGLTVDLGQWLTTSYMLVLGITVPVATFLSRRFSVRQHVFIALAFFLVGALADLFAPNFGVLLAGRVFQAISTGMLMPLMQTIAMTRFPRGRQATAMGVAGIAMGFAPNIGPTIGGAMSFSLGWRSFFVLLVVIMLALAAAAAVAIKPSAAPDKSARLDVVSLAQSTLGFGGLLLAFSNASSFSFESPFIWAPLVLGALFLVLFVRRQKRVDDPLISMDIFSSRQYRAGFIAQNLLNASFMGVTLIVPLYVEGLCGGTALEAGVVLLPGTVAALVLNPLAGVLTDKVGVRPVALVSGAFLATGAVLMSFLDADTPLYVTTLCQAVRAVGVSGLVGPLTSWSLAQLPRPIVADGSSFCISARQACASLGTSVMVFLIAVAGASAAGLANPALAYQLAFGFSAVMAVATLGFIVAKVR from the coding sequence ATGAAACGAGTGAAGAGCGAGCGGATGGGCGTGTACGCGCTGTTCGCCATCGTCGTGCTGGCGTCGGCGTCGGGGAACCTCTCGCAGACTGCGGTCAACGCCATGCTGGGCGACATCATGCTGCAGTTCGGCCTGACGGTGGACTTGGGACAATGGCTGACTACCAGCTACATGCTGGTGCTGGGCATCACCGTTCCGGTGGCCACGTTCCTCTCGCGACGCTTCTCGGTGCGCCAGCACGTGTTCATCGCGCTTGCGTTCTTCCTGGTGGGGGCGCTGGCCGACCTGTTCGCTCCCAACTTCGGCGTGCTGCTGGCGGGCCGCGTGTTCCAGGCTATCTCCACGGGCATGCTCATGCCCCTCATGCAGACCATCGCCATGACGCGCTTCCCGCGCGGTCGTCAGGCCACGGCCATGGGCGTGGCAGGCATCGCGATGGGCTTCGCGCCGAACATCGGTCCCACCATCGGCGGGGCGATGAGCTTCTCGCTGGGATGGCGCAGCTTCTTCGTGCTGCTCGTGGTCATCATGTTGGCGCTTGCCGCTGCGGCGGCCGTCGCCATCAAACCCTCGGCGGCTCCCGACAAGAGCGCGCGCCTCGACGTGGTGTCGCTCGCGCAGTCGACGCTCGGGTTCGGCGGGCTGCTGCTGGCGTTCTCGAACGCGAGCAGCTTCTCGTTCGAAAGCCCGTTCATCTGGGCTCCGCTTGTGCTGGGCGCGCTGTTCCTCGTGCTGTTCGTGCGGCGGCAGAAGCGGGTGGACGACCCGCTGATCAGCATGGATATCTTCTCATCGCGCCAGTATCGCGCGGGCTTCATTGCGCAGAACCTGCTGAACGCCTCCTTCATGGGCGTGACGCTGATCGTGCCGCTGTACGTGGAAGGGCTGTGCGGCGGAACCGCGCTCGAAGCCGGGGTTGTGCTGCTGCCCGGCACCGTGGCCGCGCTCGTGCTGAACCCGCTGGCGGGCGTGCTCACCGACAAAGTGGGGGTGCGTCCCGTCGCGCTCGTGTCGGGCGCGTTTCTGGCGACCGGCGCGGTGCTCATGTCGTTTCTCGATGCGGACACGCCGTTGTATGTGACCACGTTGTGCCAGGCCGTGCGTGCGGTGGGCGTGTCGGGGCTGGTGGGGCCGCTCACGTCGTGGAGCCTCGCGCAGCTGCCGCGGCCTATCGTGGCCGACGGCTCGTCGTTCTGCATCTCGGCCCGCCAAGCGTGCGCGTCGCTGGGCACGTCGGTCATGGTGTTCCTCATCGCGGTGGCAGGCGCGTCTGCGGCGGGGCTCGCGAACCCCGCGCTGGCCTACCAGCTGGCCTTCGGCTTCTCCGCCGTCATGGCCGTGGCCACCCTGGGCTTCATCGTGGCGAAGGTACGCTAG
- the pth gene encoding aminoacyl-tRNA hydrolase, with amino-acid sequence MFLIVGLGNPGEEYEHTRHNAGFDAVDLIAEEVGARYWKTECGALTAKGAYRDHDLVLAKPQSYMNTSGGPVKQLMNAYGVDAEHLIVVHDELDIDPGTVRVKFGGGHAGHNGLRAICDKLGTRDWHRVRVGIGRPPGRMPVVDWVLSKPKKDAADDFVQATDRGAQAALSLVQVGLEKTQQAFN; translated from the coding sequence ATGTTTTTGATCGTTGGCCTGGGAAATCCGGGCGAGGAGTACGAGCATACGCGGCACAACGCCGGGTTCGACGCCGTGGACCTGATCGCCGAGGAGGTGGGCGCGCGCTACTGGAAGACGGAGTGTGGCGCGCTGACCGCGAAGGGCGCGTATCGCGACCACGACCTGGTGCTGGCCAAGCCGCAAAGCTACATGAACACGTCGGGCGGCCCGGTGAAGCAGCTGATGAACGCGTACGGCGTGGATGCCGAGCACCTGATCGTCGTGCATGACGAGCTGGACATCGACCCCGGTACCGTGCGCGTGAAGTTCGGCGGCGGGCACGCGGGGCACAACGGCCTGCGTGCCATCTGCGACAAGCTGGGCACGCGCGACTGGCATCGCGTGCGCGTGGGCATCGGGCGCCCGCCGGGACGCATGCCCGTGGTGGACTGGGTGCTGTCGAAGCCGAAGAAGGACGCGGCCGACGACTTCGTCCAAGCCACCGACCGCGGCGCACAGGCAGCGTTGTCCCTGGTGCAGGTAGGGTTGGAGAAGACCCAGCAAGCGTTCAACTAG
- a CDS encoding ribose-phosphate diphosphokinase produces the protein MTEVQKSMALFSGSVNPELAEEIAKDLNVSLGNVKLEKFANGEIYARYQESVRGADVFLVQSVCSGAGYDVNDALMELLIMVDAAKRASARSVSAVVAHYGYARQDRKAAPREPITAKLVADLMAASGVDNVITIDLHQDAIQGFFDLPVNHMTAMPIFVDYFQSMGLDKDKLCVVSPDVGRAKAAKKFSTMLDCDIAIMHKDRPKHNQAEITALIGDVHGKVCILNDDMIDTAGSLVAAATTLKAKGAEKVYACATHGLFSGPAYERIANSSIEEVVVTNAVPVPLERQTGKVKVLSVGPLFAKTISNVYNNGSVASLFE, from the coding sequence ATGACGGAAGTGCAGAAGAGCATGGCCTTGTTCTCGGGGTCGGTCAACCCCGAGCTTGCCGAGGAGATCGCGAAGGATCTGAACGTGTCGCTCGGCAACGTCAAGCTTGAGAAGTTCGCCAACGGCGAGATCTACGCGCGCTACCAGGAAAGCGTGCGCGGTGCGGACGTGTTCCTCGTCCAGTCGGTGTGCAGCGGCGCGGGCTACGACGTGAACGACGCGCTCATGGAGTTGCTCATCATGGTGGACGCCGCCAAGCGCGCTTCGGCCCGCTCGGTGTCGGCGGTGGTGGCTCATTACGGCTACGCGCGCCAGGATCGCAAGGCCGCCCCGCGCGAGCCTATCACCGCCAAGCTCGTGGCCGATCTCATGGCCGCGTCGGGCGTGGACAACGTCATCACCATCGACCTGCACCAGGATGCCATCCAGGGCTTCTTCGACCTGCCGGTGAACCATATGACGGCCATGCCCATCTTCGTCGACTACTTCCAGAGCATGGGGCTGGACAAGGACAAGCTGTGCGTCGTGTCGCCCGACGTGGGCCGCGCGAAGGCCGCGAAGAAGTTCTCCACCATGCTGGATTGCGACATCGCCATCATGCACAAGGATCGTCCGAAGCACAACCAGGCCGAGATCACGGCGCTCATCGGCGACGTGCACGGCAAGGTGTGCATCCTGAACGACGACATGATCGACACGGCCGGCTCGCTGGTTGCCGCCGCCACCACGCTGAAGGCGAAAGGCGCCGAGAAAGTGTACGCGTGCGCGACGCACGGCCTGTTTAGCGGCCCGGCGTACGAGCGCATTGCGAACTCGTCCATCGAGGAAGTGGTGGTGACGAACGCTGTGCCCGTGCCGCTGGAGCGCCAGACCGGCAAGGTGAAGGTGCTGTCCGTGGGCCCGCTGTTCGCGAAGACCATCAGCAACGTCTACAACAACGGCTCCGTCGCCTCGCTGTTCGAGTAG